The proteins below are encoded in one region of Citrobacter enshiensis:
- a CDS encoding 6-phospho-beta-glucosidase, whose translation MSVFPQGFLWGGALAANQSEGAYREGGKGLTTVDMIPHGERRMPVKLGQEKRFQLRDDEFYPSHEAIDFYHRYKDDIALMAEMGFTVFRTSIAWSRLYPNGDELTPNEEGIAFYRAVFAECKKYGIEPLVTLCHFDVPMHLVTEYGSWRNRKMVEFFTRYARTCFEAFDGLVKYWLTFNEINIMLHSPFSGAGLVFEEGENQDQVKYQAAHHELIASALATKIAHEVNPQNQVGCMLAGGNFYPYSCKPEDVWTALEKDRENLFFIDVQARGAYPAYSARVFREKGVVIEKAPEDDAILKNTVDFVSFSYYASRCASAEMNTKNTTAANVVKSLRNPHITVSEWGWGIDPLGLRITMNMMYDRYQKPLFLVENGLGAKDEIDANGNINDDYRISYLREHIRAMADAIEDGVPLMGYTTWGCIDLVSASTGEMSKRYGFVYVDRDDSGNGTLERTRKKSFWWYKKVIASNGEDLA comes from the coding sequence ATGTCTGTATTTCCGCAAGGATTTTTATGGGGCGGCGCACTGGCCGCCAACCAGTCTGAAGGGGCATACCGGGAAGGCGGCAAAGGGCTGACCACCGTCGATATGATCCCACACGGCGAGCGCCGTATGCCGGTGAAACTGGGTCAGGAAAAGCGTTTCCAGTTGCGGGATGACGAGTTTTATCCGAGCCACGAGGCAATTGATTTTTATCATCGTTATAAAGATGATATCGCGCTGATGGCGGAAATGGGCTTCACGGTGTTTCGCACCTCTATTGCCTGGAGCCGCCTTTACCCTAACGGCGACGAACTGACACCGAACGAGGAAGGCATCGCGTTTTACCGCGCGGTGTTTGCCGAGTGCAAAAAGTACGGTATCGAGCCGTTAGTCACGCTGTGTCACTTCGATGTGCCGATGCATCTGGTCACGGAGTACGGCTCCTGGCGTAACCGTAAGATGGTAGAGTTCTTTACCCGTTATGCGCGTACCTGCTTCGAGGCCTTTGATGGTCTGGTGAAATACTGGCTCACCTTCAACGAAATCAACATTATGCTGCACAGCCCGTTCTCCGGTGCCGGTCTGGTGTTTGAAGAGGGGGAAAACCAGGATCAGGTGAAATATCAGGCCGCGCACCATGAGCTGATCGCCAGCGCCCTGGCGACCAAAATCGCCCATGAGGTCAACCCGCAAAACCAGGTCGGCTGTATGCTGGCGGGCGGGAACTTTTACCCCTATTCCTGCAAACCGGAAGATGTCTGGACGGCGCTGGAAAAAGACCGCGAAAACCTGTTCTTTATTGATGTGCAGGCGCGCGGCGCGTATCCCGCCTATTCCGCTCGCGTATTCCGCGAAAAAGGCGTGGTGATTGAGAAAGCCCCGGAAGATGATGCGATCCTGAAAAATACCGTCGATTTCGTCTCCTTCAGCTATTACGCGTCACGCTGCGCCTCGGCGGAGATGAACACGAAAAACACCACCGCAGCCAACGTGGTGAAGTCCCTGCGTAACCCCCACATCACGGTGAGCGAATGGGGCTGGGGCATTGACCCGCTCGGTCTGCGCATCACCATGAACATGATGTACGACCGCTATCAGAAACCGTTATTTCTGGTGGAAAACGGTCTCGGCGCGAAAGATGAAATCGATGCCAACGGCAACATCAACGACGATTACCGGATCAGCTATCTGCGCGAGCATATTCGGGCGATGGCCGACGCTATCGAAGACGGCGTGCCGCTGATGGGCTACACCACCTGGGGGTGTATCGATCTGGTTTCGGCGTCTACCGGCGAAATGAGCAAGCGCTACGGATTCGTGTATGTCGACAGGGACGACTCCGGAAACGGTACGCTGGAACGGACGCGGAAAAAATCGTTCTGGTGGTATAAGAAAGTGATTGCCAGTAACGGGGAAGATTTAGCGTAA
- the ascF gene encoding PTS cellobiose/arbutin/salicin transporter subunit IIBC — protein sequence MSKNYAALAGSIVSALGGVDNITAVTHCMTRLRFVVKEDSRVDSATLKALSGVLGVVRNDNQCQVIIGNTVSQAYREIVNLLPGEMQPAAPVGKPKLTLKRIGAGILDALIGTMSPLIPAIIGGSMLKLLAMILEMTGVLVKGSSTLTILTVIGDGAFFFLPLMVAASAAIKFKTNMSLAIAIAGVLVHPSFIDLMAKAAQGEHVEFALIPVTAVKYTYTVIPALVMTWCLSYIERWVDRITPAVTKNFLKPMLIVLIAAPLAIVLIGPIGIWIGSAISALVYTIHGYLGWLSVAIMGALWPLLVMTGMHRVFTPTIIQTIAETGKEGMVMPSEIGANLSLGGSSLAVAWKTKNPELRQTALAAAASAIMAGISEPALYGVAVRLKRPLIASLISGFICGAVAGMAGLASHSMAAPGLFTSVQFFDPANPMTIVWVFGVMALAVVLSFVLTLLLGFEDIPVEDAAEQARKNQATQPNTAKGASV from the coding sequence ATGTCCAAGAATTATGCGGCACTGGCGGGCTCCATCGTGTCGGCTTTGGGTGGTGTCGACAACATTACTGCCGTCACACACTGCATGACGCGTTTGCGTTTCGTCGTCAAAGAAGACTCACGTGTCGATAGCGCAACCTTAAAAGCGCTCAGCGGCGTACTCGGCGTGGTCCGCAATGACAACCAATGTCAGGTGATCATCGGCAACACCGTTTCACAGGCCTATCGTGAAATCGTGAATCTGCTTCCTGGAGAGATGCAGCCCGCAGCGCCTGTCGGCAAACCGAAGCTGACGCTCAAACGCATTGGCGCGGGGATCCTTGACGCGCTGATCGGCACCATGTCCCCGCTGATCCCGGCGATTATCGGCGGATCGATGCTGAAACTGCTGGCCATGATCCTGGAAATGACCGGTGTGCTGGTGAAAGGCTCTTCGACGCTAACCATCCTGACCGTGATCGGCGACGGCGCGTTCTTCTTCCTGCCGCTGATGGTCGCGGCGTCGGCAGCCATTAAATTCAAAACCAATATGTCGCTGGCAATTGCCATCGCGGGCGTGCTGGTGCATCCGAGCTTTATCGATCTGATGGCGAAAGCTGCCCAGGGTGAGCACGTGGAGTTCGCCCTGATCCCGGTGACCGCGGTGAAATATACCTACACGGTGATCCCGGCGTTGGTAATGACCTGGTGTCTGTCGTACATCGAACGCTGGGTCGATCGTATTACACCAGCGGTGACCAAAAACTTCCTCAAACCGATGCTGATCGTCCTGATCGCCGCCCCGCTCGCCATTGTGCTGATTGGCCCGATTGGCATCTGGATCGGTAGCGCCATTTCCGCGCTGGTCTACACCATCCACGGCTATCTCGGCTGGCTTTCCGTCGCCATTATGGGCGCACTGTGGCCGCTGCTGGTAATGACCGGGATGCACCGCGTCTTTACCCCAACCATCATCCAGACCATCGCTGAAACAGGCAAAGAAGGCATGGTAATGCCGTCAGAAATTGGCGCCAACCTGTCGCTGGGCGGTTCATCTTTAGCCGTCGCCTGGAAAACCAAAAACCCGGAACTGCGCCAGACGGCGCTGGCCGCCGCCGCCTCCGCCATTATGGCCGGGATTTCTGAACCGGCGCTCTACGGGGTGGCGGTACGTCTGAAACGCCCGCTGATTGCGAGTCTTATCAGCGGCTTTATCTGCGGCGCGGTCGCCGGGATGGCAGGTCTTGCCAGCCACTCAATGGCCGCACCGGGGCTGTTCACCAGCGTTCAGTTCTTCGACCCCGCCAATCCGATGACTATCGTGTGGGTGTTTGGGGTAATGGCGTTAGCAGTAGTGCTGTCCTTTGTGCTGACGTTACTCCTTGGCTTTGAAGATATTCCTGTCGAAGATGCGGCTGAACAGGCCAGAAAAAACCAGGCCACACAACCGAATACTGCGAAAGGCGCCAGCGTCTGA